A window from Micromonospora terminaliae encodes these proteins:
- a CDS encoding carboxypeptidase-like regulatory domain-containing protein: MSTHRRAWKQRAGVVVALVFGALLTVPATPALAAPNIGNVSASPNSVEAGGSVKVTYSLNFTDPLSSADISVTSSNPKLTCVDGCSRGRVNQNGTFDATLRAAGDAPNGSATITIKAEDSNGPNKEQETATVTVTLVAKAPPPETQTVKSISGKVVASANGDPVTGAVVMLRDSRGTQRQTSTDGSGNFRFSGSASDPIAPGRIDLGANKDGKIGTKSFNAAAGQSVTGQRISVPVQVEASPSPTASASEEALPSEEATDEATDEPASEAPAAQQPAANEDSGGFGSWLLILLGGLFVAVGVGTIVLLYMRRKNEDGDGDGPDGPTGPGGPVGAAGAVPGARGAYRGADDQTRVVNGMGAGAAPTMVGGNSLSDAPTMMHRPVVDDVPPDPYGAPPGPAYGAGAGPAGWAGNGYGDGAPGQGGYGPGNNGYGNAPSSGGGYGGPDYGAGAAGYPPAQAGGYGNERYDEPTGRYTGDGTQYAPPADPYPTSTYQPDQGRGYDQPGQAQYGRGPEQGGNGYGAAGGYGAPGGGYDNGSAGGYDNGPAGGYDGRGGGYDGPSGGGYDSGPAGGHDNRQGGYDGRQQGGYDGGQQGGYDGYDQRGGYGGGDGYGQSPQQGGYGQPGGYGQEQPPQQRGGYDNQGYDQGGYYADPAEAGRGRPDAPQDRGGRRLDWLDD; this comes from the coding sequence GTGTCAACACACCGACGTGCCTGGAAGCAGCGGGCCGGTGTGGTCGTGGCGCTGGTCTTCGGCGCGCTGCTCACCGTCCCCGCCACACCCGCCCTGGCGGCCCCGAACATCGGCAACGTGTCCGCCTCGCCGAACTCGGTGGAGGCCGGCGGTTCCGTCAAGGTGACCTACAGCCTCAACTTCACCGACCCGCTGTCCAGCGCCGACATCTCGGTTACGTCCAGTAACCCGAAGCTCACCTGCGTCGACGGCTGCTCCCGGGGCCGCGTGAACCAGAACGGCACGTTCGACGCCACTTTGCGCGCTGCTGGCGACGCGCCGAACGGCTCCGCCACGATCACGATCAAGGCGGAGGACTCCAACGGGCCGAACAAGGAGCAGGAGACCGCCACCGTCACGGTGACCCTGGTCGCCAAGGCGCCACCTCCCGAGACCCAGACGGTGAAGTCGATCTCCGGCAAGGTGGTCGCCTCGGCCAACGGCGACCCGGTGACCGGCGCGGTGGTGATGCTCCGGGACAGCCGGGGCACGCAGCGCCAGACCAGCACGGACGGTAGCGGCAACTTCCGCTTCAGCGGCTCGGCCTCGGACCCGATCGCGCCCGGTCGGATCGACCTGGGCGCGAACAAGGACGGCAAGATCGGGACCAAGTCCTTCAACGCCGCCGCCGGCCAGTCGGTGACCGGGCAGCGGATCAGCGTGCCGGTCCAGGTCGAGGCCAGCCCGAGCCCCACCGCGTCGGCCAGTGAAGAGGCGCTGCCGAGCGAGGAGGCGACCGACGAGGCCACCGACGAGCCGGCCAGCGAGGCGCCCGCCGCCCAGCAGCCGGCCGCCAACGAGGACTCCGGCGGCTTCGGCTCCTGGCTGCTGATCCTGCTCGGCGGCCTCTTCGTCGCCGTGGGCGTCGGCACCATCGTGCTGCTCTACATGCGGCGTAAGAACGAGGACGGCGACGGTGACGGCCCGGACGGGCCGACCGGTCCCGGTGGCCCTGTGGGAGCGGCCGGCGCGGTGCCGGGCGCCCGGGGCGCCTACCGGGGCGCGGACGACCAGACCCGCGTGGTGAACGGCATGGGCGCCGGGGCGGCGCCGACCATGGTCGGCGGCAACTCGCTCAGCGACGCGCCGACCATGATGCACCGCCCGGTCGTGGACGACGTCCCGCCGGACCCGTACGGCGCGCCCCCCGGGCCCGCGTACGGCGCCGGGGCCGGCCCGGCCGGCTGGGCGGGCAACGGCTACGGCGACGGGGCCCCCGGCCAGGGCGGCTACGGCCCCGGCAACAACGGCTACGGCAACGCCCCCTCCTCGGGCGGCGGCTACGGTGGCCCGGACTACGGCGCCGGCGCCGCCGGCTACCCGCCCGCCCAGGCTGGCGGCTACGGCAACGAGCGCTACGACGAGCCCACCGGCCGCTACACCGGTGACGGCACCCAGTACGCCCCGCCGGCCGACCCCTACCCGACCAGTACCTACCAGCCGGACCAGGGCCGGGGCTACGACCAGCCCGGCCAGGCCCAGTACGGGCGCGGCCCGGAGCAGGGCGGCAACGGCTACGGCGCGGCTGGCGGTTACGGCGCCCCGGGCGGCGGCTACGACAACGGCTCCGCGGGCGGCTACGACAACGGCCCGGCCGGCGGCTACGACGGTCGAGGTGGCGGCTACGACGGCCCGAGCGGCGGCGGCTACGACAGCGGCCCGGCGGGCGGCCACGACAACCGCCAGGGCGGTTACGACGGCCGCCAGCAGGGCGGGTACGACGGCGGCCAGCAGGGCGGCTACGACGGTTACGACCAGCGCGGCGGCTACGGCGGCGGCGACGGTTACGGCCAGTCTCCGCAGCAGGGTGGCTACGGTCAGCCGGGCGGCTACGGCCAGGAGCAGCCGCCCCAGCAGCGCGGCGGCTACGACAACCAGGGCTACGACCAGGGCGGCTACTACGCCGACCCGGCCGAGGCCGGCCGGGGCCGGCCGGACGCCCCGCAGGACCGTGGCGGTCGCCGCCTGGACTGGCTGGACGACTGA
- a CDS encoding sterol carrier family protein: MSSPHTYSAAVAATLTALDEGRTPDRPVYREAVRTLLATLAERAPGRSVEVRVPPYGAVQCVAGPRHTRGTPPNVVEMDPATWVALATGRLGWAEAVTEGRVRVSGTRADLSEHLPL; encoded by the coding sequence GTGTCCTCTCCGCACACTTATTCCGCCGCGGTTGCGGCAACGTTGACGGCGCTGGACGAGGGGCGTACGCCCGATCGACCGGTGTACCGGGAGGCGGTCCGTACCCTCTTGGCCACCCTCGCGGAGCGCGCCCCCGGCCGATCGGTGGAGGTGCGGGTTCCACCCTACGGCGCGGTGCAGTGCGTGGCGGGGCCGCGACACACCCGTGGAACACCACCGAACGTGGTGGAAATGGACCCGGCCACCTGGGTGGCGCTGGCCACCGGCCGCCTCGGCTGGGCGGAGGCCGTCACCGAGGGTCGCGTACGCGTGTCCGGCACCCGGGCGGACCTCTCCGAGCATCTTCCGCTCTAG
- the purF gene encoding amidophosphoribosyltransferase, with protein MPRGDGRLSHDLDPQRPGPQDACGVFGVWAPGEEVANLTYFGLYALQHRGQEAAGIAVSDGSGVVVYKDLGLVAQVFDEPTLASLRGHVAIGHARYSTTGGSTWENAQPTIRATSAGTTIALAHNGNLVNTAELQREVAERGLDSDGSTNDTSLVTMLLAGRPDLSVEAAALEVLPQLRGAFSFVFMDESTLYAARDPHGVRPLVLGRLERGWVVASETAALDIVGASVVREVEPGELIAIDEDGLRSSRFAAPEPKGCLFEYVYIARPDATIAGRNVHSARVQIGRQLAREHPVEADLVIPVPESGTPAAIGYAEESGITYGQGLMKNPYVGRTFIQPSQTLRQLGIRLKLNPLRENVRGKRLVVVDDSIVRGNTQRAIVRMLREAGALEVHVRISSPPVRWPCFYGIDFATRAELLANGLDNEGIRRSIGADTLGYVSLPGLIAATEQPKTRLCRACFDGEYPIELPAGNLIGKHVLEGVGRRVAAEASEPTAPLSDDFSSARLTPRPDLKPSAATPGGAATHRP; from the coding sequence GTGCCCCGAGGCGATGGCCGGCTGAGCCACGACCTTGATCCCCAGCGACCCGGCCCCCAGGACGCGTGCGGCGTCTTCGGTGTCTGGGCGCCCGGGGAGGAGGTCGCGAACCTGACCTACTTCGGGCTCTACGCCCTCCAGCACCGCGGCCAGGAGGCCGCGGGCATCGCGGTGAGCGACGGATCGGGCGTGGTGGTCTACAAGGACCTCGGCCTGGTCGCCCAGGTCTTCGACGAGCCGACCCTGGCGAGCCTGCGCGGCCACGTGGCGATCGGGCACGCGCGCTACTCGACCACCGGCGGGTCGACCTGGGAGAACGCCCAGCCGACCATCCGGGCCACCAGCGCCGGCACCACGATCGCGCTGGCCCACAACGGCAACCTGGTCAACACCGCCGAGCTCCAGCGCGAGGTGGCCGAGCGGGGCCTGGACTCCGACGGCTCGACCAACGACACCTCGCTGGTCACCATGCTGCTGGCCGGTCGGCCCGACCTCTCGGTCGAGGCGGCGGCCCTGGAGGTGCTGCCCCAGCTGCGCGGCGCGTTCAGCTTCGTCTTCATGGACGAGTCGACCCTCTACGCCGCCCGTGACCCGCACGGGGTCCGCCCGCTGGTGCTCGGCCGGCTGGAGCGCGGCTGGGTCGTGGCGAGCGAGACCGCGGCGCTGGACATCGTCGGCGCGAGCGTGGTGCGCGAGGTGGAGCCGGGCGAGCTGATCGCCATCGACGAGGACGGGCTGCGGTCCAGCCGGTTCGCCGCGCCGGAGCCCAAGGGCTGCCTCTTCGAGTACGTGTACATCGCCCGCCCGGACGCCACCATCGCGGGGCGGAACGTGCACTCCGCCCGCGTGCAGATCGGCCGCCAGCTCGCCAGGGAGCACCCGGTCGAGGCCGACCTGGTCATCCCGGTGCCGGAGTCCGGCACCCCGGCCGCGATCGGCTACGCCGAGGAGTCCGGCATCACCTACGGCCAGGGCCTCATGAAGAACCCGTACGTCGGGCGCACCTTCATCCAGCCTTCGCAGACCCTGCGCCAGCTCGGCATCCGGCTCAAGCTCAACCCGCTGCGGGAGAACGTCCGCGGCAAGCGCCTCGTGGTGGTGGACGACTCGATCGTCCGCGGCAACACCCAGCGGGCCATCGTGCGGATGCTGCGTGAGGCGGGGGCGCTGGAGGTCCACGTCCGGATCTCGTCCCCGCCGGTCCGCTGGCCCTGCTTCTACGGGATCGACTTCGCCACCCGGGCCGAGCTGCTGGCCAACGGGCTGGACAACGAGGGCATCCGGCGGTCGATCGGGGCCGACACGCTGGGCTACGTCTCGCTCCCCGGTCTCATCGCCGCGACCGAGCAGCCGAAGACCCGGCTCTGCCGGGCGTGCTTCGACGGGGAATACCCGATCGAGCTGCCGGCCGGGAACCTGATCGGCAAGCACGTGCTCGAAGGGGTGGGCCGGCGGGTCGCCGCCGAGGCGTCCGAGCCCACCGCCCCACTGAGCGACGACTTCAGCTCGGCGCGCCTGACGCCGCGCCCCGACCTGAAGCCGTCGGCCGCCACTCCGGGCGGCGCAGCCACCCACCGCCCGTAG
- the purM gene encoding phosphoribosylformylglycinamidine cyclo-ligase — protein MTHVSERSGAGSSPTGAGGDRQPWSAGTGRTQRKRSVSYADAGVSIDAGDRAVELLKSKVRQTRRPEVMGDLGGFAGLFRLDTKKYKNPILASSTDGVGTKLVIAQQLDIHDTVGIDLVAMVVDDLVACGAEPLFLLDYIATGEVVPDKVAEIGAGIADGCRYAGCALLGGETAEHPGVLRPDEYDISATGVGVVEESDILSSERVEVGDVVIAMRSSGLHSNGYSLVRHVLLGAGRMRLDVVIEDFGRQRTLGEELLTPTKIYAQDCLKLIAEAEVRALAHVTGGGIPGNLVRILPEHVDAVVNRSTWKPQPIFDLIQSKGRIEDPEMEATFNMGVGMFAIVSAEDADRALATLTGRGVDAWQAGEIIEGSGNVQMIGQHTRG, from the coding sequence GTGACCCACGTGTCCGAGCGCAGCGGCGCAGGATCCAGCCCGACGGGCGCCGGCGGCGACCGCCAGCCCTGGTCGGCCGGGACCGGCCGTACGCAGCGCAAACGCTCGGTCTCGTACGCCGACGCCGGGGTGTCGATCGACGCGGGCGACCGCGCGGTCGAGCTGCTGAAGTCCAAGGTCCGGCAGACCCGGCGGCCGGAGGTCATGGGTGACCTGGGCGGCTTCGCCGGCCTGTTCCGGCTGGACACGAAGAAGTACAAGAACCCGATTCTGGCCTCTTCGACCGACGGTGTCGGCACCAAGCTGGTGATCGCCCAGCAGCTCGACATCCACGACACGGTCGGCATCGACCTGGTCGCCATGGTGGTCGACGACCTGGTGGCGTGCGGCGCCGAGCCGCTGTTCCTGCTCGACTACATCGCCACCGGCGAGGTCGTGCCGGACAAGGTCGCCGAGATCGGCGCGGGCATCGCCGACGGCTGCCGCTACGCCGGCTGCGCCCTGTTGGGCGGCGAGACCGCCGAGCACCCGGGCGTCCTTCGTCCGGACGAGTACGACATCTCCGCGACCGGCGTCGGCGTGGTCGAGGAGAGCGACATTCTCAGCTCGGAGCGGGTCGAGGTGGGCGACGTCGTGATCGCGATGCGCTCCTCGGGCCTGCACTCCAACGGCTACTCGCTGGTCCGGCACGTGCTGCTGGGCGCCGGCCGGATGCGGCTGGACGTGGTGATCGAGGACTTCGGCCGCCAGCGCACCCTCGGCGAGGAGCTGCTCACCCCCACCAAGATCTACGCGCAGGACTGCCTCAAGCTGATCGCCGAGGCCGAGGTGCGGGCGCTGGCCCACGTCACCGGCGGCGGCATCCCGGGCAACCTGGTCCGGATCCTGCCCGAGCACGTCGACGCGGTGGTCAACCGCTCCACCTGGAAGCCGCAGCCGATCTTCGACCTGATCCAGTCCAAGGGCCGGATCGAGGACCCGGAGATGGAGGCGACGTTCAACATGGGCGTCGGCATGTTCGCCATCGTCTCCGCCGAGGACGCCGACCGTGCGCTGGCGACCCTGACCGGGCGCGGCGTCGACGCCTGGCAGGCCGGCGAAATCATCGAGGGATCCGGCAACGTGCAGATGATCGGGCAGCACACCCGCGGGTGA
- the amcB gene encoding cyclophane-forming radical SAM peptide maturase AmcB, with amino-acid sequence MRGLAAVPSYVVMQPTTLCNLDCVYCYLPLRAVDKRMPVAVAEAVAAAVNPWAAAGRFSVVWHGGEPLAAGQEHLAALLAPFGPEVEHHVQTNATLIDDAWCAFFAEHGIRVSVSVDGPRDRNGERVTRGGRPAYDRILAGVAALRRHGLPFSALAVVSRPEAGLATELYDYFLDLGCDVLGINIEETEGVNTRTNARDAAAVTGFWAELVGAWRRDPRIHLREVEWSLRYAGAVLAGTADDVLPRRLDPIPTVAQDGSVVVLSPELAGFTDPRYGDFSSGNVLTTPLAEILAGAGRTPWVGEFLAGVEACRSSCPYFGFCGGGHAANRYFELGRFDGTETEHCRNSKIRLLEGVLEHARDHESPAV; translated from the coding sequence ATGCGGGGCCTCGCCGCCGTCCCCTCGTACGTGGTGATGCAGCCGACCACGCTCTGCAACCTCGACTGCGTCTACTGCTACCTGCCGCTGCGGGCGGTGGACAAGCGGATGCCCGTGGCGGTCGCCGAGGCGGTGGCGGCGGCGGTGAACCCCTGGGCGGCCGCCGGTCGCTTCTCGGTGGTCTGGCACGGCGGTGAGCCGCTCGCGGCCGGCCAGGAGCACCTGGCCGCCCTGCTGGCCCCGTTCGGGCCGGAGGTGGAGCACCACGTCCAGACCAACGCCACGCTGATCGACGACGCCTGGTGCGCGTTCTTCGCCGAGCACGGGATCCGGGTCAGCGTGAGCGTGGACGGCCCCCGGGACCGCAACGGCGAGCGGGTCACCCGGGGCGGGCGGCCGGCGTACGACCGGATCCTGGCCGGGGTGGCGGCGCTGCGCCGGCACGGGCTGCCGTTCTCGGCGCTGGCCGTGGTCTCCCGCCCGGAGGCGGGGCTGGCCACCGAGCTCTACGACTACTTCCTCGACCTCGGCTGCGACGTGCTGGGGATCAACATCGAGGAGACCGAGGGCGTCAACACCCGCACCAACGCCCGGGACGCGGCCGCGGTGACCGGCTTCTGGGCGGAACTGGTGGGCGCCTGGCGCCGGGACCCGCGGATCCACCTGCGCGAGGTCGAGTGGTCGCTGCGCTACGCGGGCGCCGTTCTGGCCGGCACGGCGGACGACGTGCTGCCCCGCCGGCTCGACCCGATCCCCACGGTCGCCCAGGACGGCTCGGTGGTGGTGCTCTCGCCGGAGCTGGCCGGCTTCACCGACCCGCGCTACGGCGACTTCAGCAGCGGTAACGTGCTGACCACGCCGCTGGCGGAGATCCTGGCCGGTGCCGGGCGCACACCCTGGGTGGGCGAGTTCCTCGCCGGCGTGGAGGCGTGCCGGTCGTCCTGCCCCTACTTCGGCTTCTGCGGCGGCGGCCACGCGGCCAACCGCTACTTCGAGCTGGGGCGTTTCGACGGTACGGAGACCGAGCACTGCCGCAACAGCAAGATCCGCCTACTGGAGGGAGTGTTGGAGCATGCCCGAGACCACGAGTCACCGGCAGTCTGA
- the amcA gene encoding multiple cyclophane-containing RiPP AmcA has product MPETTSHRQSERVEGAEPDPVADRVREAAVGLAALLHEAEAARLLRAEVSGGDGASAVCAWNHFENIPTFYNWNNRPR; this is encoded by the coding sequence ATGCCCGAGACCACGAGTCACCGGCAGTCTGAGCGCGTCGAAGGAGCCGAGCCCGATCCGGTCGCGGACCGGGTGCGGGAAGCCGCCGTCGGCCTGGCCGCACTTCTCCACGAGGCCGAGGCCGCGCGCCTGCTGCGGGCGGAGGTGTCGGGCGGCGACGGTGCCAGCGCGGTGTGCGCCTGGAACCACTTCGAGAACATCCCGACGTTCTACAACTGGAACAACCGGCCCCGCTGA
- a CDS encoding DUF3073 domain-containing protein, which yields MGRGRAKAKQTKVARELKYHSPNTDLTALQRELAGAGGKSEQHFDDDYKEYVDDDDEDHADDDPDTWVRPTR from the coding sequence ATGGGGCGCGGCCGTGCTAAGGCCAAGCAGACGAAGGTGGCCCGGGAGTTGAAGTACCACTCCCCGAACACCGACCTCACCGCCTTGCAGCGCGAGTTGGCGGGTGCTGGTGGGAAGTCTGAGCAGCACTTCGACGACGACTACAAAGAGTATGTCGACGACGATGATGAGGATCACGCGGACGACGACCCGGACACCTGGGTCCGTCCGACCCGCTGA
- a CDS encoding Glu/Leu/Phe/Val family dehydrogenase, translating to MGVFASTDDPGSTGHEQVVFCQDKQSGLKAIIGIYSTALGPALGGTRFYPYADEEAALADVLDLSRGMAYKNALAGLDLGGGKAVIWGDPEQIKSEALLRAYGRFVESLAGRYYTACDVGTYVADMDVIARETRYVTGRSVEHGGAGDSSVLTAWGVFQGMRAAAEHVWGSPTLAGRRVGVAGLGKVGKYLTGHLLEDGAEVVATDVNPKALEWVRATHPQVTLVDDTAALVASDIDVYAPCALGGALNDDTVPVLRAKVVAGAANNQLAHAGIEKVLADRGILYTPDYVVNAGGVIQVADEIEGFNFERAKLRATRIFDTTREILRLADDEGVPPAVAADRLAERRMAEVGRLRTIHLR from the coding sequence ATGGGCGTATTCGCCAGCACCGACGACCCGGGATCCACCGGTCACGAACAGGTCGTGTTCTGCCAGGACAAGCAGTCCGGGCTCAAGGCGATCATCGGGATCTACTCCACCGCGCTGGGCCCCGCGCTCGGCGGCACCCGGTTCTACCCGTACGCCGACGAGGAGGCCGCCCTCGCGGACGTGCTCGACCTCTCGCGCGGCATGGCGTACAAGAACGCCCTGGCCGGCCTCGACCTCGGCGGCGGCAAGGCGGTCATCTGGGGTGACCCGGAGCAGATCAAGAGCGAGGCGCTGCTGCGCGCCTACGGCCGCTTCGTGGAGTCCCTGGCCGGGCGCTACTACACCGCCTGCGACGTCGGCACCTACGTCGCCGACATGGACGTGATCGCCCGGGAGACGCGCTACGTCACCGGCCGCAGCGTGGAGCACGGCGGTGCCGGCGACTCCTCGGTCCTCACCGCCTGGGGCGTCTTCCAGGGCATGCGGGCCGCCGCCGAGCACGTCTGGGGCAGCCCGACGCTGGCCGGCCGGCGGGTCGGCGTGGCCGGCCTCGGCAAGGTCGGCAAGTACCTGACCGGCCACCTCCTGGAGGACGGCGCCGAGGTCGTGGCGACCGACGTCAACCCGAAGGCCCTGGAGTGGGTGCGCGCCACCCACCCGCAGGTCACCCTGGTCGACGACACCGCGGCCCTCGTCGCCTCCGACATCGACGTGTACGCCCCGTGCGCTCTGGGCGGCGCGCTGAACGACGACACCGTGCCGGTGCTGCGCGCGAAGGTGGTCGCGGGAGCGGCCAACAACCAGCTCGCCCACGCCGGCATCGAGAAGGTCCTCGCCGACCGCGGCATCCTCTACACGCCGGACTACGTGGTGAACGCCGGCGGCGTGATCCAGGTCGCCGACGAGATCGAGGGCTTCAACTTCGAGCGCGCCAAGCTGCGGGCCACCCGGATCTTCGACACCACCCGGGAGATCCTGCGCCTCGCCGACGACGAGGGCGTCCCGCCGGCGGTGGCCGCGGACCGGCTCGCCGAGCGCCGGATGGCCGAGGTCGGCCGGCTCCGCACGATCCACCTGCGCTGA
- a CDS encoding BldC family transcriptional regulator has protein sequence MASRTHEPEPLLTPAEVASMFRVDPKTVTRWAKAGKLSAIRTLGGHRRYRESEVRALLQGQIPQQRQGD, from the coding sequence ATGGCATCGCGAACGCACGAACCAGAGCCGCTACTCACACCGGCCGAGGTGGCGTCGATGTTCCGTGTCGACCCGAAGACGGTGACCCGGTGGGCCAAGGCTGGCAAGCTCAGCGCCATCCGGACCCTGGGCGGCCACCGCCGCTACCGCGAGTCGGAGGTTCGGGCCCTGCTGCAGGGGCAGATTCCCCAGCAGCGTCAGGGGGACTGA
- a CDS encoding PPOX class F420-dependent oxidoreductase, translating into MTDLDRLAAEKYVLLTTFRKDGRAVPTPVWAVRDGEALAVWTVSDSGKVKRIRRDGRVTVAPCDVRGRPHGEAVPGHATISGPESTRRIRGLLKQKYRLIGRLSLLGSRLRRGEAGTVGLRIVLD; encoded by the coding sequence GTGACAGACCTGGATCGCCTGGCGGCGGAGAAGTACGTGCTGCTCACCACGTTCCGCAAGGACGGGCGGGCGGTGCCGACTCCGGTGTGGGCGGTACGCGACGGCGAGGCGCTGGCGGTCTGGACGGTGTCGGACTCCGGCAAGGTGAAGCGGATCCGGCGCGACGGCCGGGTCACGGTGGCGCCGTGCGACGTGCGCGGCCGGCCGCACGGCGAGGCGGTGCCGGGGCACGCCACGATCAGCGGCCCGGAGTCGACGCGGCGGATCCGGGGCCTGCTCAAGCAGAAGTACCGGTTGATCGGCCGGCTGAGCCTGCTGGGCAGCCGGCTGCGCCGGGGCGAGGCCGGCACCGTGGGCCTGCGCATCGTGCTCGACTGA
- a CDS encoding class I SAM-dependent methyltransferase translates to MNGEPTIGDVFGEMIRDAYAVRTGIGPRPLVGGRLPRPVIEIIERDDGLVNGAPAEHYLDPPEHWQPYDHRAVNRVHGRVLDIGVGAGRIALHLQERGVPVTGLDTSAGALRVSRHRGVRDLVLGSVDEHVADGRRYDTFLLLGNNLGLFEGRERAPALLAALAALARPGAQIIAHGTDPYGTTDPVHTGYHELNRRRGRLGGQLRLRLRYRLLGTEWFDYLVCSVEEFAELVHGSPWRLADVDDRDHPYYLATLRLA, encoded by the coding sequence GTGAACGGGGAACCGACGATCGGCGACGTGTTCGGGGAGATGATCCGCGACGCGTACGCGGTCCGCACCGGGATCGGGCCCCGGCCCCTGGTCGGCGGGCGGCTGCCCCGGCCGGTCATCGAGATCATCGAACGCGACGACGGGCTGGTCAACGGGGCCCCCGCCGAGCACTATCTGGACCCGCCGGAGCACTGGCAGCCGTACGACCACCGGGCCGTGAACCGGGTGCACGGGCGGGTGCTCGACATCGGCGTCGGGGCCGGCCGGATCGCGTTGCACCTGCAGGAGCGCGGCGTGCCGGTCACCGGGCTGGACACCTCGGCCGGGGCGCTGCGGGTCAGCCGGCACCGGGGCGTACGCGACCTGGTGCTCGGCTCCGTGGACGAGCACGTCGCCGACGGCCGGCGGTACGACACGTTCCTGCTGCTCGGCAACAACCTGGGGCTGTTCGAGGGACGGGAGCGGGCCCCCGCGCTGCTGGCCGCGCTCGCCGCGCTGGCCCGCCCCGGCGCGCAGATCATCGCCCACGGCACCGACCCGTACGGCACCACCGACCCGGTGCACACCGGCTACCACGAGTTGAACCGGCGGCGGGGTCGGCTCGGCGGGCAGCTCCGGCTGCGGCTGCGCTACCGGCTGCTCGGCACCGAGTGGTTCGACTATCTGGTGTGCTCGGTCGAGGAGTTCGCCGAGCTGGTCCACGGCTCGCCGTGGCGACTGGCCGACGTGGACGACCGGGACCACCCGTACTACCTGGCCACGCTGCGACTGGCCTGA
- a CDS encoding 3-hydroxyacyl-CoA dehydrogenase family protein: protein MSGRFVVVGAGTMGLGIAYVAAGAGYAVELVEVDAARGADAVRRLGELWDRGVQRGKLTAEAATENRERVILRAGLAEVAEGPDVIVEAVPERLDLKRAVLRDAEGRRPVLLGSNTSSIPIAELAEGLERPAGFLGLHFFNPVWVMALLEVVVGPATAPETTEAAVALAGRLGKDPVVVRDLPGFATSRLGVTLGLEAIRMVADGVASPADIDKAMVLGYRHPVGPLELTDLVGLDVRLDIARTLQAAYGDRFAPPPLLEEMVAAGRLGKKSGQGFYTWEGGVKQ, encoded by the coding sequence ATGAGTGGTCGTTTTGTGGTCGTCGGGGCCGGGACCATGGGCCTCGGCATCGCGTACGTGGCGGCCGGCGCCGGCTACGCGGTCGAGCTGGTCGAGGTGGACGCGGCGCGCGGCGCGGACGCGGTGCGGCGGCTCGGTGAGCTGTGGGACCGTGGCGTGCAGCGCGGCAAGCTGACCGCCGAGGCGGCGACGGAGAACCGCGAGCGGGTCATTCTGCGGGCCGGGCTCGCCGAGGTGGCCGAGGGCCCCGACGTGATCGTGGAGGCGGTCCCCGAGCGGCTCGACCTGAAGCGGGCCGTGCTCCGCGACGCGGAGGGCCGCCGGCCCGTCCTGCTGGGCAGCAACACCTCCAGCATCCCCATCGCCGAGCTGGCCGAGGGGCTGGAGCGGCCGGCCGGCTTCCTCGGGCTGCACTTCTTCAACCCGGTCTGGGTCATGGCCCTGCTCGAGGTCGTGGTCGGACCGGCCACCGCGCCGGAGACCACCGAGGCGGCCGTCGCGCTCGCCGGCCGCCTGGGCAAGGACCCCGTCGTGGTACGTGACCTGCCCGGCTTCGCCACGTCGCGGCTCGGCGTGACGCTCGGCCTGGAGGCGATCCGGATGGTCGCCGACGGGGTGGCCAGCCCCGCCGACATCGACAAGGCCATGGTGCTCGGCTACCGGCACCCGGTCGGCCCGCTGGAGCTGACCGACCTGGTCGGGCTGGACGTCCGGCTCGACATCGCCCGCACCCTCCAGGCCGCGTACGGGGACCGGTTCGCGCCGCCGCCGCTGCTGGAGGAGATGGTGGCCGCCGGCCGGCTGGGCAAGAAGTCGGGCCAGGGCTTCTACACCTGGGAAGGCGGGGTCAAGCAGTGA